Proteins from one Gemmatimonadaceae bacterium genomic window:
- a CDS encoding ABC transporter permease, giving the protein MDLLYQDLRYALRALSRSPAFTIAAVLAIALGVGANTAMFSVVNTVLLRELPYRDPQRLVLLWEHNFSSKQLHNSISPANFLAWRDATHSFDAMAAWVDTPGSITGGDQEPMSLDVRHISAEVFSILGVKPELGRAFTVAEDDPRAPRVAVISHELWRERFGARASVIGEPFSLGGVQYTIVGVLPNGFRYFTPVQLWVPIRFRTQDRSWSGRYLKVIARLKAGVSVERADAEMRLVAQRRAAEFPQFDANWTANAQPLRENLTGDVRTGLLVLLGAVGFLLVIACANVANLMLARASARQKEIAIRASLGATRTRLVRQLLTESVLLSLVASLLGLGLAALGTRAIVALIPASFPAQAITDVGIDGPVLAFTFAIALATGLAFGIVPALNLSRGALHGSLKEGGRSGAGSTRGTARLRAALVVAEVSLAIVLLAGAGLMIRSFAALRHVPLGFEPSHALVAKVSIPTRKYRSDTAQVEFFRELESRIAALPGVRAVGAISFLPLTGERSASDFSVPGRPKPPKGAEPVGDMRAVTPGYFQAMGIPIKAGRPLTAADWMGMPDVAVVSETLARTIWPNESAVGKFIDYQWDRQEHVQIVGVAGDVHHEGVDKQPFMEIYRPLPQFAYEGMTLVVRTAGDPSALATSLRETVHSIDRDQPVGRLETMDELVSTSLGASRLSTMLFGLFGLVGLVLASVGIYGVMSYGVIQRTREFGVRMALGARATDVLVMVVRQGTRLTLIGIVVGLAGAFALTRLMRTLLFGVTPSDPLTFLGIAVLLGAVALLASYLPARRATRVDPVIALRDT; this is encoded by the coding sequence ATGGACCTCCTCTATCAGGACCTTCGCTATGCGCTCCGCGCGCTTTCGCGGAGCCCGGCCTTCACGATCGCGGCCGTGCTCGCGATCGCGTTGGGCGTCGGCGCCAACACCGCGATGTTCTCGGTCGTGAACACGGTCCTGTTACGCGAGCTGCCGTATCGCGATCCACAGCGGTTGGTCCTCCTCTGGGAGCACAATTTCAGCAGCAAGCAGCTTCACAACTCGATCTCGCCGGCGAATTTTCTCGCCTGGCGTGACGCGACGCATTCCTTCGACGCCATGGCGGCATGGGTCGACACCCCCGGATCGATCACGGGTGGCGACCAGGAGCCGATGTCGCTCGACGTGCGTCATATCTCCGCCGAGGTGTTCTCGATTCTCGGCGTGAAACCCGAGCTTGGTCGGGCGTTCACGGTCGCCGAAGACGATCCGAGAGCGCCGCGAGTGGCCGTCATCAGCCATGAGCTGTGGCGGGAGCGGTTTGGCGCGCGGGCCAGCGTGATTGGCGAGCCCTTCAGCCTCGGCGGCGTGCAGTACACCATCGTCGGCGTGCTGCCTAACGGCTTTCGCTATTTCACTCCCGTGCAACTCTGGGTACCGATCCGCTTCCGCACACAGGATCGCAGCTGGTCGGGTCGTTACCTCAAGGTCATCGCTCGCCTCAAGGCCGGCGTATCGGTCGAGCGCGCCGATGCGGAGATGCGCCTCGTTGCTCAGCGGCGCGCGGCGGAGTTTCCACAGTTCGACGCGAACTGGACGGCCAATGCGCAGCCTTTGCGCGAGAATCTCACCGGCGACGTACGCACGGGCCTTCTCGTCCTGCTCGGCGCCGTCGGCTTTCTCCTCGTGATCGCCTGCGCGAACGTGGCAAACCTGATGCTTGCGCGTGCGAGTGCACGGCAGAAGGAGATCGCAATTCGTGCGTCGCTTGGCGCAACGAGGACGCGCCTCGTGAGGCAGCTACTGACGGAGAGTGTGTTGCTGTCGCTCGTCGCATCGCTGCTCGGCCTGGGGCTCGCGGCGCTGGGGACGCGAGCAATCGTGGCGCTGATCCCGGCTTCGTTCCCGGCGCAGGCGATCACCGACGTGGGCATCGACGGGCCTGTGCTCGCGTTCACGTTCGCGATCGCGCTCGCCACCGGGCTTGCCTTCGGGATCGTTCCGGCGCTCAATCTCTCGCGCGGCGCATTGCACGGCAGCTTGAAGGAGGGTGGACGAAGTGGCGCCGGATCGACACGGGGAACGGCTCGACTGCGAGCCGCGCTCGTCGTCGCCGAAGTGTCTCTGGCGATCGTGCTGCTCGCCGGTGCGGGTTTGATGATTCGGTCATTCGCGGCGCTGCGTCACGTGCCGTTAGGCTTCGAACCGAGCCATGCGCTGGTGGCCAAGGTCTCGATCCCAACGCGAAAGTACCGCAGTGACACCGCGCAGGTGGAATTCTTTCGGGAGCTCGAGTCGCGAATTGCCGCGCTGCCAGGGGTGCGGGCCGTCGGAGCGATCAGCTTCCTGCCGCTCACGGGCGAACGCTCGGCGAGCGATTTCAGTGTGCCGGGACGGCCGAAACCGCCCAAGGGGGCCGAGCCGGTCGGCGACATGCGCGCCGTGACGCCGGGCTATTTCCAGGCGATGGGCATTCCGATCAAGGCGGGCCGTCCTCTCACCGCCGCCGATTGGATGGGGATGCCCGACGTCGCCGTGGTGAGCGAGACCCTGGCGCGAACGATCTGGCCTAACGAGAGCGCAGTGGGGAAGTTCATCGATTACCAATGGGATCGGCAAGAGCACGTGCAGATCGTTGGCGTCGCTGGGGATGTGCATCACGAAGGGGTGGACAAGCAGCCGTTCATGGAGATCTACCGGCCGCTTCCCCAGTTCGCCTACGAGGGGATGACCCTCGTCGTTCGCACTGCGGGCGACCCGTCGGCGCTCGCGACCTCGCTGCGGGAGACGGTGCACTCGATCGATCGGGATCAGCCGGTGGGGCGTCTCGAGACGATGGACGAGCTGGTGAGTACGTCGTTAGGCGCGAGCCGCTTGAGCACGATGCTGTTTGGATTGTTCGGGCTCGTCGGACTCGTGCTCGCGTCCGTCGGTATTTACGGAGTGATGTCGTACGGCGTCATCCAGCGCACGCGCGAGTTCGGCGTGCGGATGGCGCTCGGCGCGCGCGCGACCGACGTGCTGGTCATGGTCGTGCGCCAGGGGACAAGGCTGACGCTGATCGGGATTGTCGTCGGGCTTGCGGGTGCGTTCGCCCTCACGCGATTGATGCGAACGCTGCTGTTCGGGGTCACGCCCTCGGACCCGCTCACCTTTCTCGGCATCGCGGTGTTGCTCGGCGCGGTGGCACTCCTGGCGTCGTATCTGCCGGCACGGCGCGCGACGCGAGTCGATCCGGTGATTGCCTTGCGCGACACATGA